From the Gossypium hirsutum isolate 1008001.06 chromosome A02, Gossypium_hirsutum_v2.1, whole genome shotgun sequence genome, the window tgttacccttatatgatatccttgattcctttgagttaaattcgtttaCTTAATATAATCCCATTTTATCTTagtgtcaccattgtgtcttcttaatgattaatatgatcactatctacaattgactgtgataaattgctcattcgagaactagcaacccgtggccacattctatattttatcaattcacataatgccaatgagagtatatcattaactctttaattgagctataaattccactgttgctagtaaagccatgccatacataagacatgtacccaacataccggctatgggctcgaccatctttagagcataagcctccacttatatcaaagcacatgagttacatatgcatggttagtgactaactcaggatttaggtaaatcacaccataaatgtcacaagtgaattaattcacaaacggattcaaaattaattcttcttgggtctagtccaatgtatcattctactaatgaatacatctatgtctctacttgtggagtcaactgctccgatagtcaaaactagtcatctccccaattggaattgtaggcgacataataatcctttttAGTATTTGAATCCAATACTCACTTTgtttcttttacgggattacggactcatttagattatctactgaagtaagttgtctttctcgcaatgtaaatatTATTACAATGCCAGTTATCTTCAacttgaacttagacaatcaataagctaatatttgtttgtcacaatcttgctatgcatgcaaaatgtgaaagataaaaaaataaaaaagacataatactgaaatgtgaaattaattttatttatttattcatattcaaataaatatgggcacatttcccaacaataattgcataaaataatgcactaaaaatagtttgggaatcATTCAAGGACTAATAtgcacaaaacataaaattctgggtaaaactgtaaaatttAAGAAACAGGGGCACATGGTcttgtggccaggccgtgtagaATGGCTCAAGCTATGTGGAAGGGTTACATGGTCGTGTAGTAAACTGAGGCCGTGTGGAAAACGCAAAAATTAAGCTACAAGagagacacagctgtgtggcCAAGCTGTGTGAGAAGTGAAAATCCTAGGGTTTCAGTGGCACATGGTCATGTGAgaggccatgtgatccacacggggagcccacatgctcgtgtggcctgGGCTAGGTttgattttgacttgattttctcgTAAAAAGAACACACCTGACTTCCGAGGTCTCATACTATGATCCTCACATCCAAACCTATCTTGGGATACCTACAACAAGTCTTTCAATCGATAAATTCGCAAGAATTAATATCAACTTCCAAGATTTATCGAAATTATCAAGATTTTCAGGAAAACTTGTTAAAGATTCAAAATCGATTTGAAAGATTGTCAAGAATGATGTTATTCTAGAATTCTAGGGTTTTACGAAATTAGAAACAAGAATGCTTACCGATCTTGGAATGTTAGAAATGGAATTGACGATGTTACACTTAAATCGACATGAAAAATGGATTGAACAGGGTTGATTTCTAGTTCAAGATTCAAATGTAAAATTTCCAGTAAAAAAAGAttctttttgaaaaaagaaaggaggaaataaaaaaaatgtatttaaagAAGAGAGaggaaaaaaatttctaaataggGTTGAAAAAATTAACTAAGATTCTATTGTGATTAGGAAAGGGGATCAAATGGCAAGTTTAGGCAAATTTTAGAGGGCTAATTTGATAAATTACCCATTCTGccgaaatttaataaaaatggaaaGAATTTGACGTGATTTGAACCTAGGTATAGGGAGAAAATATACTAAAATCTTACCGCTAAACTAACAAATTCATTCTAAATTACTTTTTACCATATTCAATACATATACTAACTTAAATTTATTCCCTAATtgctggaaaaaaaaaagaaactaggAGTAATGGAATTGGATCCTTGATTCTCTAAAAAAATATCCAAAGCTCTTAATCATCAATACTCTCGGTTCTTTGGTATTCATTCTATCTATCCCCTATATTATGGGTGTTAACCcataattgtaataaaaatttTTGCTTCCAATTAACAAATAACTTTCCAATTTTATTCCAACCTTTTTAACTTAATCACGATGGATTGTTGACTAATAACCAAAGCCCTAGAATTACATTGAATTTGCCACTTGCCAGCAACTTCAGTAGCAGGTATAGCTTTGTGTTTTCGGTTTGCCCACTTTTCTATCACCCCTTTTTAAGTACTCATATTATTTTGCAAGCAACGgtttaataatttcaaataagATTGTCAACGTCCAATATGTGAAATAATATGTGATTAATGCATGAAAAGTCATTAATTATGTACTTATTAGTATATTTCTTGTTTAGTAatgaaacaaaaccaaattttagtactacaaaattattttaaagcaCAAAAAGAATTGATATAATGTTACTCTATGTCTAATgcaataaaaaatatgtaaatatttcataatacaaaattaattcaaTGCTCTAGAAgagttaatatattattattcaaagaaacaaagtaaaaatGAACTATGTTCTAATCAgtctcaaataaattattaattttagaatttattcaCTATAATGGATATCATACTAAAACcgtgaatgagaaaaatattaattttgattggtTAAATCTATTATATTCggtaaaaattttgtattaaaaagctatcttttttttctttaggtactattatacatatattagtatagttaaattatatatatatatactcataataTTATTGTGTTGGTTGAAATATATTGGGTTGGACTTAGAAAGTTTAAAGGGtaaattattcaaatattataaatattgattgaaccaattttttatcatattattcaATTGCTAAATTAATGGGTTAAATACTTTGTTATAATATGTAAACTAGTTTCTATTTATGTATGATGTACAGGTTGAATGTATATATTAACATTtagaatataatatatttataatattttgaatatatttcgTACATAAATATTGGGAGTATAAGGTATTAAAAGAATGATATTACAATTATTATTTTGCAAAAGAATTTAAAGATGAAATTTGGAATTTCATAAATATGGGAATAATAAGAATGCAACTTTGGATTATGATATTGCAAATTTACCGTCGTAACAATCAAAACATGTGGTATTTAGTTGagttaatgtaaaataaaattatgaattgtgggttaataaaattattgcatGGGGTAAGCTACACAAAGAATAGAAATATAATACTAGAAAGaatagaaatataattattaggcaaacaatataaaaatattaaaagggaGAATAACACTTAAATCAcattaaaaaatgataaacatGTTCTCAGGTGATAGTAAAATATTCAATAGTTTCGACCAAGCTATGGATGATACAAATAATAACTATCTAGAAGAATTCTTGAATACACTTCTACCAAATAGTTTGCCTCCACACAAATTGATCTTAAAAAATCAATTGTCTGAtaataattttaagaaatttgGATCCATCAAATGGCTTATGCTATGGAACAAAAATGGTTTGCAAACATTTCCATAATAATGTAATACACTATGAGATAACAATTGATCAACTTGCTCGAAATCAAATCTTTTTATCAAGAATTTCACTCTCAACAATAGAAAATGAATGATATCCTTTTCAGTTCAAGCGAAAACAATTTCCAATACGTCTTTGTTTTGTTATGATTATTAACAAAGCACAAAACCAAACAATACCGACAATAAAAGTATATTTGCCACTACATGTTTTGTCTCATGATCAATTATATGTTGCATTATCTAGAGGGGTTTTAATGTcttcataaaaaattttagtcAAGTCAGACAAAAAAAGCACGAAAAAAACATATGCAAGAAGGTGgtacaaatttaattttataagtaaaaatttattaatataactaatttatttttttcgaatttgCAGACATCAAAACAATGAATTATGATTATACAATATTTCCTTTTAAACATTGTATGcaaataacatttttataatattgtaCTATTACTgacaaaatattattcattttaattattatttacatTAAATATGTTGTTTTTCTTATTACATTAATCACAAGAATTATACTGTTGGAAATTGGGGTGGGTAAACTTTTTCCCTTAAATATTACATGCTCTAATGAATTTGCCTCTAACAGTTGACATAGTGAACTTACCAAGCTCATATGAAGTTTCCATTCGGACAACCAATCACAAGATGCTTTAAGAGCAGGCCGTTCTGCTCTttgaaaaaaaggggaaaaaaactaGAATGCGATTTTAAATTGATTGGTTTTATtttagcaataataataatacaatatgTTTGCAATTTGCAATAATATTATTATTCCTTCACTTTTGGtgcagaaaagtgccagaaaccTCCATTTCTCTCTGCGTACATGCACATGCTCATTGGAAACCAAAAACTGATGTTCCTCACATGTATCGAGTGTTGAAGATTCTAAAAGAACAAAAATCGGCAAGATCCTGCTGCTAAAGGTTGAAACTAAGGCTGATGATGATGAAGTTTTACACTGATGTGGCTTCTGGAGTGGGAATCTTTAAGGCAGCTTCTATATCCTTGTTGTCAGAACTTGCAAATTTCAAGAAAGTTTCAATGTCTGTAAGATTGAACCACTTCTTATGAGGTTTGGGTTTTCTGTCACTAATGGCAATGGCTATGTCATTAGGGAAGAGGTCTCGTAGGACAAAGGCATGCAATATGGTGGTTACAAGTAGTGCTGTTACTGTAAGTGTAGCAACAATGGAGAGTGtgacacaaagtgtttgagttaCAATATTTGTCACTTCACTTGAATATCTCATGGCTGCTGTCGCCGCCCCGGTCATCGGAAATGTGTATGCCCACCAAGCCAATGAGAACCTGCAAAAGAAGTGAAATTTAGGGACTTCCTAATAGCACTGAATTATAGGTAAACAGAGATGCATACATACTTGAATCCTCGAAAAAAGTTAACCCGAACTGCCTGCAAAGGGTACAAGTTATAAGTCAAATTGTTCATATGGAACTTTTCTTGATGTTCAAAGAGGCTAAACATACCAGTGAGAAATAAAGGAACAAGGCAATGAAGTAAGCAATTCGAGCTCCATTGTCGAAGGAGCCTTGAATCGTAGCCCATGCCATTGAAGCAACACTTGGTGCTGCAACAAATAGAAAGAATACAGGATGGAGATCTTTGGGGAGTGTGTCGTTTGTTGGAAGTCTTTGATAAAGAGTTACAAAAAGAACTACGTAATGAGCTAGACCAACAGCAAAGAAGAAAATAGGTCCTTCTTTAAGCCCCATTGATGCACCCAATAGTGCTCCCACGAAGTTCCCAACGATTGAGAGATGGTTTGAAGGATTAGCCACCTTTGAAAGCCTTCGTTGACCTCCTGACATCCATTGTCCATATATTTTAATCTCCAAACAGAAGATTGGTGTCATAAGAACGTACCATAAAGGTACAGGCAATTTTGAAACAAGTGAAGGTGGCACTCCAAGAGCTAAAAACAAAAGAGCTATCCATGGGGCAAAGAAGAAGTTGACACGGATTGGATGGTAATACTCTCGACGAACTGCTTCAAAGTAGAGAATCACTTTCAGAAGGTAAATGGAAGCAACCATGGCTACTAAAGCGACAGATATCCACCATAGGATATGATTTATAATCAAGTTGATGTGAAGAAACTTTGTAGATGGTGAAGTGGCTAGGGTTTTCCACATGATAGCTTGGCTACTAACTCCCAGACAGATACCAAATGCAGAAATGGGATATCGAAGGAGGAATGGCCAAGTTTTATTATCAGGAAGAACAATCTCCTCGGAAGCctgttaaaaacaaaataatgtcAGGTTCTTCCAATAgaaaccaatggtctaattatgaTTTGAGGGTATTAGAAATGATACCCTTAGGGTCTCTAATTCTGGTCCTTCCAATGCATCAAAGTATCGGTCCACAGGTAGTGGCAATGGTTCAATATTCTCTGAATCTGATTCAATTTCCTGTGGCTTTCCACGTAAATTTGATAGCTGCCTTTCAAGTCTACCAGACCATGTTTtgaaggaatcaaacctcttgtctTTGAGCTTTTGATGGTTGAGATGTAGTTGTTGATTGATGTTTTTAATGTTAGCTGAAGAATCTGGAACTCCATTTTCTAAACCCTTAGCTTCATCAACATGACAATGGTTAGTAGGAGAAGAGGGCATTGAAATACAAAGCTTCATCTCATCACCATTGCTGGGTTGCCAAACCTTGATTTGGTTTGAGaaattatttgtttcattttccacCTGCAAATGCGCAAATATATTTCAAACGATTTCATTATGTTTAAGTGTAAGTATGACGGTAAAAGTATATGTAATTTACTACTTAAAAAAagagtaatttaattttaatatgcaaatcattttattaaaattttaacaaaatgatcagtttattttttcatataactactaattactcatttttagagtaagaaaataaaatattatttaactttTAGTACAAATATATTTGTAATGATGACATACTAAATGAAAAGAAAGTGGAAgtatgacaaaaataaaaagctaaaaatcttaaataaaaccCATGAAatatactattttatttaaataaacgCTTACAATTTTATTATACCCAAATAAGCactttaaactttaatttatacCAAATAAGCCCTTAATCTTCAAGCTGTATCAAAATCAGCCTCTAACCTTGAATTCATACCTAAATAAATTGTTAACATTAATCGACATTTCATTTGAAATCAGCACTAAATTAGATATAACTCAAAAGGTAAGAACATTCGAATACAATAAAGCATAAGAACTTATTTAATAAAGGATAAATTATACCCCAcaattattaaactattagtgagtttacgttttgatcacttaacttcaaaatgttacaaaatggtcattaaactattcaaaaaaatttatttaagtcactgaactattcgaatatttttattcaatcatTGGctgttatatttttttcaaaaagaaaagtttAGATAACGAGCTTCAAGCGACAATTTGACCATCGATACAGTAGATCAGTACCTATCAAAGAGTAGAATAACATACATTAAATTCAAATCAATCTGATGGCTAATATTGGAGATCAGAGAAGAGGAATGAGAGCTTTTGATTGTTGCAGATTATGCGAACAAAAAATACCAAACAACAATTATTTTAacaacctagtgacttaaatgaaaactttcataTAATCtaatgatcaaattgtaacttttttatttaaaatgactaaaacataaacttattaataatttaatgggGTTAgaaaaaatttaccatttaactaaaaaaatctgTCATATTCTTTTTAATACATCTAAATCTGACATAAATGGATTAGTTTACATATTTAAAATCATATCTGATGACAAGGACTATACATAATTTATGAAGACAAAAAGATCCCATATTAAGGCCTCGTTTGGTTTCGCTTTTAGCGCCAGTGAGGTACAGTTGAGGTAGGTTTATGCTTTTAATCTCATTGATATGTTGTTTGTTTCAGCAGTTCAGTTCAGTGAAAATCAATTTCAACCTCACTGCTGTGCTGAAAAGGGGCTGGTGGTTTCAGCTACAATTAAGGGCATTGGGGCAGTGGGTATTTTTAATAGACAAAAATACtcatagttttatttattattttaccattttatccttgcaAGTTAAATTAATTTCTCTCCCAACCTCATTTGTTATCAGATTTGGGAAGAAAACAACCGTTTATTTTACCCTTGTATGGGGTGTTTGTGCATACTTCATCCGGCTAAATTATGCATTTGAGTGAAAACTGTATAATTTAGCCTGATGAAGTATGTATTAACAATatacttaaaatctagttggcacttaaaatcattgtaatatatgtaaaaacaatttaaaatataaatttattaatatatatatataataaactcaaataaacaatgaaaagataataaatttttaaatatatatttgtttaatttaaaatagcttttataaaatattttcaagaaatctaccaaacaacCGAAAATATTTTGCATAGATTCATctaaacaccagaaaagtaaatcatttccagaaaagtaaatcataatttttagaaaatattttactcgCAAATAAACAGAGccttataataaaatattagaagatacattttaatattttattaaataaatttataaattcacatattttaataatttaaaaaaagtaaaataatttaaaaaacttctattataaatcaattctaatatgatatctttaatagtcattttttattctcacctcaccgctacagctgcgtttgaatccaaacacacactccactattgtttctaatctcactgctacGGTATCTAATCTCACCACTATAGTAACTAATCTCGccaccaccgctgtttttaacctcaccagAGGTAAACacatcgcccatccaaactaagcctaagTATTGCCACGAGAGAAAcacatttactataaaaaaaaggtGTAAACTTACGCAGATGCTATCAAAGCCAGATGCATGACATTCCTTCACCTCTACAGAAGCCGGAAGCTCGCCGTTATGATCCATTCTAACCTCCAAACTCGGCTGCTTCACCTGGGATAATGCGGGGTCGCTGATCTCCGATGCCGATGCTGGAAGCTCTAAAACAAATGGGAAGAACAGTGAGAAAATATAAATGGTTCCAAAACGAGTTCTGTGAGTTGAAGATGAACTCTGAAATCAGAACaacagcatatatatatatgtaggagAAAGAAATCCGATGTGGTCCAAAAAAACACACTAAGAACCACAACCAATACACGTTTTCTAGAAACAGGCAGTCAGGCAGGCAGACCAGATATAAATTTGAGTCCAATGTGGGTCAGTCTTGTGCTAACCGATGTACTTTAAATTGAcgctttttttgttattattattgcgGCATTATTTTCCTGGAAAAAGACAAATTGTGTTCGCTGtagattttcttttataaaaaatgatCCAGCTGGttggaaattaaaaaaatggtagTTGATGAGCCATGGGAAGCATCATTAATTACCTGTACTTTTGTGatgattatattaattatattttcaaaGGCAAACACAGTTCATCTTTGCTATTATTAAGAAACCTGCGGTTGAAAAAGGTACAACTAAATCTAATGCTATGATCTATATCTGAATTCTGATATGATGAttcgaagaaataaaaaaaaaaactaaataaattaaagcCACCATGTTTGAAAGTGACTGAAGAAAATAGTAAAGTCTTAGCACAAGTTTATCTAATTATTAAAGTATACTACACTTGGTCAAACGGTATGCCTAAtgtatgaataatattaaaatgattgtataaaaaattttaataaataaaaaatatataaaattattaaatattaaatattaaaataaaataaatatttttaaaaaataattaaaaaataatatgaacg encodes:
- the LOC107936587 gene encoding S-type anion channel SLAH3, which translates into the protein MDHNGELPASVEVKECHASGFDSICVENETNNFSNQIKVWQPSNGDEMKLCISMPSSPTNHCHVDEAKGLENGVPDSSANIKNINQQLHLNHQKLKDKRFDSFKTWSGRLERQLSNLRGKPQEIESDSENIEPLPLPVDRYFDALEGPELETLRASEEIVLPDNKTWPFLLRYPISAFGICLGVSSQAIMWKTLATSPSTKFLHINLIINHILWWISVALVAMVASIYLLKVILYFEAVRREYYHPIRVNFFFAPWIALLFLALGVPPSLVSKLPVPLWYVLMTPIFCLEIKIYGQWMSGGQRRLSKVANPSNHLSIVGNFVGALLGASMGLKEGPIFFFAVGLAHYVVLFVTLYQRLPTNDTLPKDLHPVFFLFVAAPSVASMAWATIQGSFDNGARIAYFIALFLYFSLAVRVNFFRGFKFSLAWWAYTFPMTGAATAAMRYSSEVTNIVTQTLCVTLSIVATLTVTALLVTTILHAFVLRDLFPNDIAIAISDRKPKPHKKWFNLTDIETFLKFASSDNKDIEAALKIPTPEATSV